Sequence from the Catenuloplanes indicus genome:
GTACGTCCCGGCGACGGGACTCCCGCGGCCGAGGCGGAGCCGCGCGTGACGGCCGACCCGCGGACCGAGGCGCGGCGGGCGTGGGACGCGCGGGCGGCGGAGCTGACCGTGGCGCTGGCCGCGGAGAGCGCGGGAGTCGCGGTGATCGACAACCGCACCGGCTTCACGTACGGCCACCTCGGCGGCGCCGCGTTCGAGTCGGCCAGCGTGGCGAAGGTCGGCATCCTGGCCGCGGTGCTGCTGCTCGCCCAGGATCAGGGCCGCGAACTGACCGCGGCGGAGAACCGGCTGGCCACCCGGATGATCGGCGTCAGCGACAACGACGCGGCCACCGCGCTGTACGCCGAGATCGGCGCCGCGGCCGGGTTGGGTGCGGCGGTCGCGCGACTCGGGCTGACCGGCACCGTGCCGGACGAGAGCTGGGGCCTGACCCGCACCACGCCGGCCGACCAGGCCCGGCTGATCAGCGCGCTGCTGGTGCCGGACAGCGCGGAGGGCGCGTTCAGCGACTACTCCCGGCAGGTCGCGGAGACGCTGATGACCTCGATCGACGCGGACCAGGACTGGGGCGTGAGCGCGGCGGCCACGCCCGGCGAGCGGGCCGCGCTGAAGAACGGCTGGCTGAGCCGGGACACCGAGGACGGCACCTGGATCGTGAACAGCGCCGGTCGGATCACCGGCGGCACCGCGGACCTGACACTGGTGGTGCTGTCCCACGGCAACGCCGGCTACCGGGTGGGCGTTGACCGGGTGGAGAAGGTCGCCATGCTCACCCGCGCCACGCTGGCCGTCTAGTCGGTACGCTGGACGCACTGGTGTGCGGAGAGCGAACAGGAGGCGGCTCATGGCGGAGGCGTACATCGTCGGCGGCGTGCGAACCCCGATCGGGCGGTACGCCGGGGCGCTCGCCCCGGTGCGGCCGGACGACCTGGCCGCCCACGTCATCCGCGAACTGCTCCGGCGGCACCCCACGGCGGACCCGGACGCGATCGACGACGTGGTCCTCGGCTGCGCCAACCAGGCCGGCGAGGACAACCGCAACGTGGCCCGGATGGGCGCGCTGCTGGCCGGGCTGCCGGTCGAGGTGCCGGGCAGCACGATCAACCGGCTCTGCGGCTCCGGCCTGGACGCGGTCTCCTACGCGGCCCGCGCGATCCGGTCCGGCGAGGCCGACCTGCTGGTGGCCGGCGGCGTGGAGAGCATGAGCCGGGCGCCGTTCGTGCTGCCGAAGGCGGAGACGCCGTTCGGCCGCGCCGCCGAGATCGCGGACACCACGCTCGGCTGGCGGCTGGTCAACCCGCTGATGGAGGCGCAGTACGGCATCGACTCGATGGGCGGCACCGCGGAGAACGTGGCCGAGGACCACCGGATCTCCCGCGAGGACCAGGACGGGTTCGCGCTCCGCTCCCAGCGGCGGGCCGCGGCGGCACAGGTCAGCGGGCGCCTCGCGGAGGAGATCGTGCCGGTCGCGGTGCCGGTCAAGCGCGGCGAGCCGATCGTCGTGGAGCGGGACGAGCACCCGCGCGAGACCAGCCTGGAGAAGCTGGCGAAGCTGCCCACGCCGTTCCGTCCAGGCGGCACGGTCACGGCCGGGAACGCGGCCGGGGTCAACGACGGCGCCGCGGCGCTGCTGATCGCGAGCCGCGCGGCGCTCGAACGGCACGGCCTCACGCCGCTGGCGCGGATCACCGGTGCGGCCACGGCCGGCGTCGAGCCGAGGATCATGGGCATCGGGCCGGTCCCGGCCACCCGGAAGCTGCTCGGCCGCGCCGGGCTCACCGTCGGCGACCTGGACCTGATCGAGCTGAACGAGGCGTTCGCGGCGCAGTCCCTGGCCGTGCTCCGCGGCCTGGGTCTGCCCGACGACGCCGCGCACGTCAACCCGAACGGCGGCGCGATCGCGCTCGGCCACCCGCTCGGCATGAGCGGGGCGCGCCTCGCGCTGACGGCGGCGCTCGAGCTGTCCCACCGCGGCGGCCGCCGCGCGCTGGCCACCATGTGCGTCGGCGTCGGTCAGGGCATCAGCGTGCTGCTCGAGGCCCCGTAGGAACGCGGCGGATCAGACGGCTCGCAGGGCCGGGGAGGGGCCGGCCATGCGGAGGTCCTCCTCGATCCGGGCGGCGGCGGCCAGCAGCGGCGGGAGGAGTTCGTCGTGCAGCGCGGCGACGGACGTGCGGCTGGCGTGGACGGAGATGTTCACCGCGGCGACCACCTTGCCGTTGCGGTCGCGGATCGGCGCGGCCATCGAGCGCAGCCCCTCCTCCAGCTCCTGGTCGACGATCGCGTAGCCCTGGGCGCGCACCCGGCCGAGCTCGGCGCGCAGCGCGGCCTCGGCCGTGACGGTGCGCGGGGTCAGCTTCTCCAGCCGGACGCGCCGCAGATAGTCGTCGAGCGTGGCGTCGGGCGCGGCGGCCAGCAGGACGCGGCCCATCGACGTCACGTAGGCGGGGAAGCGGGTGCCGACGTTGATCGAGACTGTCATGATCCGGCTGGTGGGCACGCGGGCCACGTAGACCACGTCGTCGCCGTCCAGGACCGAGACCGAGGACGACTCGCGGACCTCGGCGACCAGGCGTTCCAGGTGCGGTTCGGCGACCTCGGGGAGCGAGATGCTGGACAGGTACGCATAGCCGAGCTCGAGCACGCGCGGGCTGAGCCGGAACATCCGGCCGTCGGTGTGCACGTAGCCGAGGTCGGTCAGCGTGAGCAGGAAGCGGCGGGCGGCGGCACGGGTCAGGTCGCAGATGCGGGCGACCTCACTGAGCGTCAGCTCCGGGCGGGTGGCGTCGAACGCCCGGATGACCGCCAGCCCGCGTTCCAGCGACTGGACGAAGTGTCCCTCCCGAGCGCTTTCCGTCACGGCGTGCAACCTTACTCTTCCTCGGCCAGCACCCGGCGGGCGACGGCCAGCGCGGCGTTGCTGGCCGGCACGCCCGCGTAGACCGCGGTGTGCAGCAGCACCTCGCCGATCTCCGCGGCGGTCAGGCCGTTCCGGCGGGCCGCGCGCACGTGCATGGCCAGCTCGTCGTGGCAGTGCAGCGCGGTCAGCACGGCAAGCGTGATCATGCTGCGGCTGCGGCGGTCGAGCGCGTCCCGGGACCAGATCTCGCCCCACGCGTACCGGGTGATGAAGTCCTGGAACGGTGCGGTCAGCGGCGTGGTGCCGGCCACCGTGCGGTCCACGTGCTCGTCGCCGAGCACCTGCCGGCGCACGATCATGCCGGTGTCCCCGGCCGTCCGGTCCTCCAGGTGGTCGAGGAGCAGCGCGGTGACCGCGTCGGCGCGTTCCACGGTGGCCAGGTGCGCGGCCTCGGGCAACACCACCAGGCGCGCGCCGGGAATCCCGTCCGCGATGAGCCGCCCGTGCGCCGGCGGCGTGGCCGGGTCGTCCTGGCCCGCGATCACCAGCGTGCGGGCGGTGATGGAGGCCAGGTCGGCGCGCTGGTCCATGTGCTGGACGACCGCGCACGCGCCGGCGTACCCGTCCGGCGGGGTTTTGCTGATCATGTTTTTGAGCCGGTCCACCAGCTGCGGGTGGCGCTCGGCGAACCCGGCGGTGAGCCAGCGGCCGGCCACCGCGTCCGCGACCGCCCGGGTGCCGTGCGCGCGGACGGTCCGGGCCCGGTCGGCCCAGGCCTCGGGCGGGCCGAGCCGGGCGGACGTGCAGCAGAGCACCAGGCGGCCCACGCGCTCGGGCGCGTGCGCGGCCAGCCACATCGCGGTCATCCCGCCGAGCGAGAGTCCCACGACGTGCGCGGACGCGATCCCGAGCCGGTCCAGCAGCGCCAGCGCGTCCCGTCCGAGATCATCAAGGGCATAGTCCCCCGGCGGTACGGGTGAGCGCCCGTGCCCCCGGGTGTCACAGCGGATCACCCGGAACCGGCGGCTCAACGCGGGCATCTGCGGGTCCCACATGCTCAGGTCGGTGCCCAGCGAGTTCAGCAGCAGCAGCGGCGGCGCGTCGACCGGCCCGTCCAGCACGTGATGCAGCTCCACCGCGGTCATGCGTCTCCCTTGGGGTGGGCGGCCAGGGCACGGTCGACCAGCGGGCCCGCGCTGCCCAGGTACGCCGCCGGGTCGAGGAGCGCGGTCACCGTGTCCGGGTCCAGGTGCGCGGTGACGCGCGGGTCGCCGGCGAGCGGGCGGCCGGCGCGCACCACGTCCGCGACCAGGTCGTGGGCGGCGTCCCTGCCGATCGTCGGTGCCAGCGCGCCCGCGACCCGCTCGGCCAGCAGCGCGCCGCCGGTCAGGTTCAGGTTCGCGCGCATGCGTACCGGGTCGATCTCCAGGTGGGTGAGACAGTCGCGCAGCCAGTGCGCGGCCGAACCGGTGGCCCGCAGCAGATCGGTGAGCGGCAGCCACTCCGCGTGCCAGGCCCCGGCGGCGCGCTGGTGCTCGTGCGGCATGGCCGCGAAGAGCGTGGCGGCCAGGCCGGGTGCGCGGGCGGCGGACGCGGCGGCGGAGATCGCGGCGATCGGGTTGGCCTTGTGCGGCATGGTCGACGATCCGCCGCGGCCGCCGCCCTCGCGCACCTCGCCGATCTCGGTCTGCGCCAGCAGGACCACGTCCCGCGCGATCTTCGCTACCGTGCCGGCCGCACCGGCCAGCACCCCGGCCAGCTCCGCGATCCGGCCCCGGTCGGTGTGCCAGGGCAGCACCGGCTCGTTCAGCCCGAGTTCGTCCGCGAAAGCGGAGATCAGCTCCGGCCCGATCCGGCCGTCGCCGGCGGCAGGCGGCCCACCGCGCCGCGCCGCGCCGGCGCCGGGCGCCGCCAGGTCGTCGATCGCGGCCAGCGTGCCGGTGGCGCCGCCGAGCTGAGCCGCGAGCGTGCCGTGGCGGACCCGGGCCAGGCGGGCGCCGGCGGCGTCGAGTGCGGTCGCCCAGCCGGCCGCGATCAGGCCGAACGTGGTCGGCAGCGCCTGCTGGAGCAGGGTGCGGCCGGCGATCGGCGTGTCCCGGTGGGCGGCGGCGAGCGTGGCGGCGCGGTCGGCTGTGGAGGCCAGGTCGGCGCGCAGCGGGCCGGTGGCGCGGTGGGCGACCAGCATCGCGGCCGAGTCGATGATGTCCTGGCTGGTGGCGCCCGCGTGGGCGAACCGGGCCAGGTCCGGTGGCAGCCCGGCGCGCAGTGCGCGTACCAGCGGCACCACGGGATTTCCGGCGGAGACCGCGTCGCGGGCCAGCGCGGCCGGATCGAACCCGGACGCGCGGCAGGCGTTCGTGATCGCCACGGCGGCGGCCGGCGGGATCAGGCCGAGGCGGGCCTGGGCGCGGGCCAGCGCGGCCTCGGCGTCGAGCATGGCCCGCAGCCAGGCGATGTCGCCGACCGCGTCGTGCACCGGCCCAGCGGACAGCACCCCGTCGAAGAGCCCGCGCCCGGCGGAAGCCGGGCTGTCGCCGGAAGGTGGGTCAGAGTGCGAAGAAGACGGTCTCATCATCCCCCTGCAACCGGATGTCGAAGCGGTAGCCGTCGCCGTCCGGCGTCGCGAGCAGCGTGGACCGGCGGGCCTCCGGCACGGTCGCCAGCACCGGGTCGGCCGCGTTCGCCGCCGGCTCGTCGGCGAAGTAGATCCGGGTCACCACGCGGTGCAGCAGCCCGCGGGCCAGGACCGAGACGTCGATGTGCGGCGCCTGCGGCCGGCCCTCGCGGTCCGGCACGACGCCGGGCTTCAGCGTGATTATCGCCCAGTCACCGGCGTCGTCGGTGGGACACCGGCCGAATCCGCGGAAGCCGGAGTCCGCCGGGCCGCGCGGGTCGTCCGGGTGCGCGAAGCCGCCGGCCGGGTCCGCCTGCCACGTCTCGATCAGCGCGTCCGGCACCTCGGCACCGGCGCCGTCGTAGACCGTGCCGAAGATCCGGATCGCGCCCGGCGTGCCCTCCTCGACCACGGAGTGGCCGTCCGGCCAGGGCAGGCCGATCGACAGGTACGGCCCGACCGTCTGCGACGGCGTGAGCCCGTCGAACTCAGTCGTCATGCGGGTCCTCCGTCGGTGTTCCGTCCGCACCGGCCAGCACGATGTCGAACCGGAAGCCGAGCGCCCACGACTCCACGGTGGCGTCCAGGTCGAACCGGGCGATCAGCCGGTTCCGCGCGCGCTCGTCCCGCACCGAGTTGAAGATCGGGTCGTACGCGAACAGCGGATCGTCGGGGAAGTACATCTGCGTCACCAGGCGCTGCGTGAACGCGCGCCCGAGCAGCGAGAAGTGGATGTGCGCCGGCCGCCACGCGTTCGGGTGGTTGCCCCACGGGTAGGCGCCCGGCTTGACGGTGACGAACCGGTAGTGCCCGGTCTCGTCGGTGAGGCACCGGCCCACGCCGGTGAAGTGCGGATCGAGCGGTGCGTGGTGCTGGTCCCACCGGTGCTGGTAGCGCCCGGCCGCGTTCGACTGCCACACCTCGACCAGCGTGTGCGGGATCGGCCGGCCACCGGCGTCGCGCACCTGCCCGTGCACGATGATCCGCTGGCCCTGTGCCTCACCGCCGGGCGCGAGCGTGAGATCGGCGTCCGAGGGACGCACCCGGCCCTCGCCGAGCAGCGGGCCGGTGACCTCGGTGAGCGAGTGCGGCAGCAGCACGAACTGCTCGCGCGGCGCCCGCAGCACCGTCGACCGGTAACCCGGGGAGAGCAGCGGCGGGTGCGTCGTACCGTCGTCGCGCCGGTAGGTCGGCAGCATGGACCCTCCTAGCTCGTCGGGTTCTCGAGCGCGCGCAGCACGCTCAGCTCGGTGTCCGTCGGCGCCGCGGTGGTCCGCAGTTCGGCGGCGACGCGCAGCTCCCAGCCGGTGGCGGCGCGCACCTCGTCGAGCGTGACGCCGGGGTGCAGGTGGGTGAGCGTGAGCTCGCAGGTCTCCGGGTCCGGCGCGAGCATGCCGAGGTCCGTGACGACCAGTTGCGGGCCCCGGCCGCGCAGCCCGTGCCGTTCCCGGTCGCCCGGCCCGGCACCGAAGCCGACCGAGGTCACGAAGTCGACGGTCGTCACGAACGTACGCCGGCTGTGTGCCACGATCACGATGACCTCGCGGCACGACGCCGCGATCTCCGGTGCGCCGCCGGCGCCGGGCAGCCGTACCGTCGGGTCGGTGTAGTCCTTGCCGATCACGGTGGTGTTGATGTTGGCGAACCGGTCGAGCTGCGCGGCGCCGAGGAAGCCGACGTCGATCCGGCCGGGCTGAAGCCAGTAGTTGAAGATCTCCGGCACCGAGACCACCGCGTCCGCGGTCTCGGCCAGTACGCCGTCGCCGATGGAGAGCGGCAGCCGGTCCGGCTTCGCGCCGATCGTGCCGGACTCGTAGACCAGCACCAGGTCCGGCGCGTGCGTCCGGCGGGCCAGGTTGGCGGCGGTGCTGGGCTTGCCGATGCCGACGAAGCAGCTGGTCCCGGGCGCCAGCGCCCGCGCGGCCGCGACCGTCATCATCTCGCCGGGGGAGTAGGTCACCGGAGCACCTCCGCACGCAGCCACGCGGTGAACGCGTCCCGGTCCCGGGAGATCGCGTCCCACGACCGGTAGTACGCGTTGTCCCGCTCGTAGTAGCCCATCGCGTACGACGGATGGGCGCCGCGTGGCACCTCGGCCACGCAGGTGATCGCCCAGCCCGGCAGCACCAGCGCACCCGGCCGCGGCTCCAGCTCGTCGACGATCTCCTCGACGGTGACCAGCGAACTTCTCGAAGCCAGCACCACTTCCTTGTGTACGCCGCTGATGCCCCAGATCTGCACGTTGCCCCGCCGGTCCGCGCGCTGCGCGTGCACGATCGCCACGTCCGGGTTCAGCGCCGGCACCGCGGTCAGCACCTCGCCGGTGAACGGGCAGGTGATCGGCGCGACGGTAGCGGTCCGGCCGGGCAGGTCGGTGCCGGTGTAGCCGCGCAGCACCGCGAAGGGCAGCCCGGCCGCGCCGGCCGCGTACCGGTTCGCCATACCGGCGTGGCTGTGCTCCTCGATCTCCAGCGGGACCGGCCAGCCGTGCTGTGCCGCGTCCCGGAAGCGGTGCAGCGAGCCGACGCCCGGGTTGCCGGCCCAGGAGAAGACCAGCTTGCGCGCGCAGCCGGCGCCGATCAGCTGGTCGTAGACGATGTCCGGCGTCATCCGGACCAGCGTCAGGTCGCGGCGGCCCTGCCGGATGATCTCGTGCCCGGCCGCGACCGGGATCAGGTGGGTGAACCCCTCCAGCGCGACCGTGTCCCCGTCGTGGACGAGCCGGGCGACCGCCTCGGCCAGCGTGGTGATCTGCCCCATGGCGCTCCCGGAATTCACGTTGTGCGTTTTACGCACAGAAGTTCGTCTGACGAACGTAACCCCGGGTCAGGGGCAGCGTCAACGACGGCCGGGCCGTAACAATATCGACGAACGGGATTGACGTGGTCCACGTCACGCCTCTACGTTCTTCATGAGAACGTCTGTTCGGATAGCGCACAGGTATAAATCGGGCAAAACACCCCACCCGGGAGATCCATATGCGCCGCTACCTCGCCGTCGCGCTCAGCGCCGCGGTGCTCGCCGCCGTCACCGCGTGTGGCGGCTCCCCGGCCGAGGAGCCGGACACCGGCACGTCCGGCCCGCGCCCGGTCACGGTCGGCGTGATCCCGATCGTCGACGTGGCCCCGATCTACCTCGGCAAGGAGAAGGGCTTCTTCTCCTCCCGCGGCATCGATCTGGAGCTGGTCACCGCGCAGGGCGGCGCCGCGATCGTGCCCGGCGTGCTCAGTGGCGACTTCCAGTTCGGCTTCAGCAACATCACCTCACTGATGATCGCGCAGACGAAGAACGTACCGGTGCGGATCGTGGCGAACGGTGCCGCGTCCACCGGCGAGCCCGGCAAGGACTTCGGCGGCGTCGCGGTGGCCAAGGGCAGTTCGATCACCAGCGCGGCCGGGCTGTCCGGGCGGAAGGTCGCGGTCAACACGCTGAAGAACATCGGCGACACCACGGTTCGCGAGTCGGTGCGCAAGGCCGGCGGCGACCCGGGCACCATCGAGTTCGTCGAGATCGGCTTCCCGGACATGCCGGCCGCGCTGGAGAGCGGCCAGGTCGACGCGGCCTGGGTGGTCGAGCCGCAGCTGTCCGCGGTCAAGGCCGCGGGCGGCACCGTGATCGCGTCCAACTTCACCGACACCGCGCCGAACCTGACGATCGCGGCCTACTTCGCCGGTACGAAGCTGATCGCCGAGGACCCGGCGCTGGTCAAGAACTTCACCGAGGCGATCAACGAGTCGCTGGCGTACGCGGACGCGCACCCGGACGAGATCCGTACCGTGCTCAGCAGCTACACGAAGATCAGCGAGGAGGTGCGGGCCGCGCTGATCCTGCCGAAATGGCCCACCGAGGTGAACCGGGCGTCGCTGGAGACGCTGGCCGCGCTCGGCAGCACCGACGGCATCTTCGGCGGCACCCAGCCGGACCTGGGCAAGCTGCTGCCGTGAAACCCGTCCTGGGGCTCGCCGGTCTCGGCGGGTTCGTGCTGCTGCTGGAGATGATCCCGCGCGCCGGCCTGGTCCCGTCGCGATACCTCCCACCGGCGGCCGACATCGCGGTCGCGCTCGTCGGCGAACTGGCCGACGCCGCGTTCTGGGCCGCGCTCGGCGACACGCTGCTGGGCTGGGTGCTCGGCCTGGCGATCGCAAGCGTGGCCGGGGTCCTGCTCGGACTGGTGATCGGCGCGGTACCGGTGCTGCGTGAGCTGACCGCGTCCACCGTGGAGTTCCTCCGGCCGATCCCGTCCGTGGCGCTGATCCCGCTGGTCGTGGTGCTCTACGGCGCCAGCCTGCAATCCAAGCTGGTGCTGGTGGTCTACGCCGCGTTCTGGCAGATGCTGGTCCAGGTGCTCCACGGCGTGCGGGACGTCGACCCGGTCGCGGACGAGACCGCGCGCGTCTACGGCCTCGGCCGGGCCTCCCGGATCACGCACGTGCTCTGGCCGACCGCGCTGCCGTACGTGATGACCGGTCTGCGCCTCGCCGCCGCGGTCGCGCTGATCCTCTGCGTCACCGGCGAGCTGGTGATCGGCGCACCCGGGCTCGGCGCGCGGATCGCGGTCGCACAGACCTCCGGCGCGATCCCGGACCTGTACGCGTTGATCGTGGTCACCGGCATGCTCGGCGTCGCGATCAACGTGGGCGCCCGCGCGGTCGAGCGGCACGCGCTGCGCTGGCATCAGTCGGTCCGCGGCGAGGTCGCGGTATGAGAATCGTCTACTGGCTGACGCTGCCGCTGGTGCTGATCGCGGCCTGGTGGGTGGCGACCGCGGACAGTGCGGAGTTCTACGTACCGCCGCTGCGGACCGTCGTGGAGGCCGCACCCGGCGTCTGGACCCCGGCCCGCCTGCGCCAGGACGTCCTGCCGAGCCTGCTGCGGCTGCTGGCCGGGTTCGCGCTGGCGCTGCTGATCGGCGTCGCGCTCGGCGTGCTGATCGGCGGCCGTCCCCGGGTGCGCGCCACGGTCGAGCCGGTGCTGGAGTTCCTGCGCGCGGTGCCGCCACCCGTGCTCGTACCCGTGATCATGCTTTTCGCCGGCATCGGCGACGGCATGAAGATCCTGGTCATCGTGTCCGGCTGCGTCTGGCCGATCCTGCTCAACACGGTCGAGGGCGTGCGCGCGGTCGACGGCGTGCTCACCGAGACCGCCCGCGCCTACGGGCTCACCGGCCCGGCCCGGCTGTGGCGGCTCACGCTGCCGGCCGCGAGCCCGCAGATCGTCGCGGGCGCCCGGCAGGCGCTCTCCCTCGCGATCATCCTCATGGTGATCAGCGAGATGTTCGCCGCCAGCTCCGGCCTCGGCTACACCATCGTCGAGTT
This genomic interval carries:
- a CDS encoding serine hydrolase is translated as MPRIPLPFALLTAAVVAVVTGSVLTLPVRPGDGTPAAEAEPRVTADPRTEARRAWDARAAELTVALAAESAGVAVIDNRTGFTYGHLGGAAFESASVAKVGILAAVLLLAQDQGRELTAAENRLATRMIGVSDNDAATALYAEIGAAAGLGAAVARLGLTGTVPDESWGLTRTTPADQARLISALLVPDSAEGAFSDYSRQVAETLMTSIDADQDWGVSAAATPGERAALKNGWLSRDTEDGTWIVNSAGRITGGTADLTLVVLSHGNAGYRVGVDRVEKVAMLTRATLAV
- the pcaF gene encoding 3-oxoadipyl-CoA thiolase, which produces MAEAYIVGGVRTPIGRYAGALAPVRPDDLAAHVIRELLRRHPTADPDAIDDVVLGCANQAGEDNRNVARMGALLAGLPVEVPGSTINRLCGSGLDAVSYAARAIRSGEADLLVAGGVESMSRAPFVLPKAETPFGRAAEIADTTLGWRLVNPLMEAQYGIDSMGGTAENVAEDHRISREDQDGFALRSQRRAAAAQVSGRLAEEIVPVAVPVKRGEPIVVERDEHPRETSLEKLAKLPTPFRPGGTVTAGNAAGVNDGAAALLIASRAALERHGLTPLARITGAATAGVEPRIMGIGPVPATRKLLGRAGLTVGDLDLIELNEAFAAQSLAVLRGLGLPDDAAHVNPNGGAIALGHPLGMSGARLALTAALELSHRGGRRALATMCVGVGQGISVLLEAP
- a CDS encoding IclR family transcriptional regulator domain-containing protein, whose amino-acid sequence is MTESAREGHFVQSLERGLAVIRAFDATRPELTLSEVARICDLTRAAARRFLLTLTDLGYVHTDGRMFRLSPRVLELGYAYLSSISLPEVAEPHLERLVAEVRESSSVSVLDGDDVVYVARVPTSRIMTVSINVGTRFPAYVTSMGRVLLAAAPDATLDDYLRRVRLEKLTPRTVTAEAALRAELGRVRAQGYAIVDQELEEGLRSMAAPIRDRNGKVVAAVNISVHASRTSVAALHDELLPPLLAAAARIEEDLRMAGPSPALRAV
- the pcaDC gene encoding bifunctional 3-oxoadipate enol-lactonase/4-carboxymuconolactone decarboxylase PcaDC, encoding MTAVELHHVLDGPVDAPPLLLLNSLGTDLSMWDPQMPALSRRFRVIRCDTRGHGRSPVPPGDYALDDLGRDALALLDRLGIASAHVVGLSLGGMTAMWLAAHAPERVGRLVLCCTSARLGPPEAWADRARTVRAHGTRAVADAVAGRWLTAGFAERHPQLVDRLKNMISKTPPDGYAGACAVVQHMDQRADLASITARTLVIAGQDDPATPPAHGRLIADGIPGARLVVLPEAAHLATVERADAVTALLLDHLEDRTAGDTGMIVRRQVLGDEHVDRTVAGTTPLTAPFQDFITRYAWGEIWSRDALDRRSRSMITLAVLTALHCHDELAMHVRAARRNGLTAAEIGEVLLHTAVYAGVPASNAALAVARRVLAEEE
- the pcaB gene encoding 3-carboxy-cis,cis-muconate cycloisomerase; translation: MMRPSSSHSDPPSGDSPASAGRGLFDGVLSAGPVHDAVGDIAWLRAMLDAEAALARAQARLGLIPPAAAVAITNACRASGFDPAALARDAVSAGNPVVPLVRALRAGLPPDLARFAHAGATSQDIIDSAAMLVAHRATGPLRADLASTADRAATLAAAHRDTPIAGRTLLQQALPTTFGLIAAGWATALDAAGARLARVRHGTLAAQLGGATGTLAAIDDLAAPGAGAARRGGPPAAGDGRIGPELISAFADELGLNEPVLPWHTDRGRIAELAGVLAGAAGTVAKIARDVVLLAQTEIGEVREGGGRGGSSTMPHKANPIAAISAAASAARAPGLAATLFAAMPHEHQRAAGAWHAEWLPLTDLLRATGSAAHWLRDCLTHLEIDPVRMRANLNLTGGALLAERVAGALAPTIGRDAAHDLVADVVRAGRPLAGDPRVTAHLDPDTVTALLDPAAYLGSAGPLVDRALAAHPKGDA
- the pcaG gene encoding protocatechuate 3,4-dioxygenase subunit alpha; protein product: MTTEFDGLTPSQTVGPYLSIGLPWPDGHSVVEEGTPGAIRIFGTVYDGAGAEVPDALIETWQADPAGGFAHPDDPRGPADSGFRGFGRCPTDDAGDWAIITLKPGVVPDREGRPQAPHIDVSVLARGLLHRVVTRIYFADEPAANAADPVLATVPEARRSTLLATPDGDGYRFDIRLQGDDETVFFAL
- the pcaH gene encoding protocatechuate 3,4-dioxygenase subunit beta, with the protein product MLPTYRRDDGTTHPPLLSPGYRSTVLRAPREQFVLLPHSLTEVTGPLLGEGRVRPSDADLTLAPGGEAQGQRIIVHGQVRDAGGRPIPHTLVEVWQSNAAGRYQHRWDQHHAPLDPHFTGVGRCLTDETGHYRFVTVKPGAYPWGNHPNAWRPAHIHFSLLGRAFTQRLVTQMYFPDDPLFAYDPIFNSVRDERARNRLIARFDLDATVESWALGFRFDIVLAGADGTPTEDPHDD
- a CDS encoding CoA-transferase subunit beta; the encoded protein is MTYSPGEMMTVAAARALAPGTSCFVGIGKPSTAANLARRTHAPDLVLVYESGTIGAKPDRLPLSIGDGVLAETADAVVSVPEIFNYWLQPGRIDVGFLGAAQLDRFANINTTVIGKDYTDPTVRLPGAGGAPEIAASCREVIVIVAHSRRTFVTTVDFVTSVGFGAGPGDRERHGLRGRGPQLVVTDLGMLAPDPETCELTLTHLHPGVTLDEVRAATGWELRVAAELRTTAAPTDTELSVLRALENPTS
- a CDS encoding CoA transferase subunit A, which produces MGQITTLAEAVARLVHDGDTVALEGFTHLIPVAAGHEIIRQGRRDLTLVRMTPDIVYDQLIGAGCARKLVFSWAGNPGVGSLHRFRDAAQHGWPVPLEIEEHSHAGMANRYAAGAAGLPFAVLRGYTGTDLPGRTATVAPITCPFTGEVLTAVPALNPDVAIVHAQRADRRGNVQIWGISGVHKEVVLASRSSLVTVEEIVDELEPRPGALVLPGWAITCVAEVPRGAHPSYAMGYYERDNAYYRSWDAISRDRDAFTAWLRAEVLR
- a CDS encoding ABC transporter substrate-binding protein; the protein is MRRYLAVALSAAVLAAVTACGGSPAEEPDTGTSGPRPVTVGVIPIVDVAPIYLGKEKGFFSSRGIDLELVTAQGGAAIVPGVLSGDFQFGFSNITSLMIAQTKNVPVRIVANGAASTGEPGKDFGGVAVAKGSSITSAAGLSGRKVAVNTLKNIGDTTVRESVRKAGGDPGTIEFVEIGFPDMPAALESGQVDAAWVVEPQLSAVKAAGGTVIASNFTDTAPNLTIAAYFAGTKLIAEDPALVKNFTEAINESLAYADAHPDEIRTVLSSYTKISEEVRAALILPKWPTEVNRASLETLAALGSTDGIFGGTQPDLGKLLP
- a CDS encoding ABC transporter permease; this translates as MKPVLGLAGLGGFVLLLEMIPRAGLVPSRYLPPAADIAVALVGELADAAFWAALGDTLLGWVLGLAIASVAGVLLGLVIGAVPVLRELTASTVEFLRPIPSVALIPLVVVLYGASLQSKLVLVVYAAFWQMLVQVLHGVRDVDPVADETARVYGLGRASRITHVLWPTALPYVMTGLRLAAAVALILCVTGELVIGAPGLGARIAVAQTSGAIPDLYALIVVTGMLGVAINVGARAVERHALRWHQSVRGEVAV
- a CDS encoding ABC transporter permease, encoding MRIVYWLTLPLVLIAAWWVATADSAEFYVPPLRTVVEAAPGVWTPARLRQDVLPSLLRLLAGFALALLIGVALGVLIGGRPRVRATVEPVLEFLRAVPPPVLVPVIMLFAGIGDGMKILVIVSGCVWPILLNTVEGVRAVDGVLTETARAYGLTGPARLWRLTLPAASPQIVAGARQALSLAIILMVISEMFAASSGLGYTIVEFQRSFAIPEMWTGIILLGLLGVALSGLFRLAETAILGWHHGLRRARKG